The proteins below come from a single Rhodococcus sp. WMMA185 genomic window:
- the rnc gene encoding ribonuclease III — protein MTSDVSNTPAGGGEDHTSLLAALGVDIEPSLLTLALTHRSYAYENGGLPTNERLEFLGDSVLGVTITESLYFAHPDKPEGDLAKIRASIVNMHALAGVARTLGEGGLGAHLLLGKGEEMTGGRDKPSILADGMESILGAIHVEHGIETARRVVLDLFSDLLQRAPRLGAGLDWKTSLQELTAERGVGVPSYQITATGPDHDKEFTATVLVGGKPLGVGVGRSKKDAEQKAASTAWGALSDSGPDAADDDVSA, from the coding sequence GTGACGAGCGACGTCAGCAATACACCCGCCGGCGGCGGGGAGGACCATACTTCCCTCCTCGCCGCCCTCGGCGTAGATATCGAGCCTTCGCTGCTCACTCTGGCACTGACTCACCGCTCGTATGCGTACGAGAACGGTGGTCTGCCGACTAACGAGCGCCTCGAGTTCCTCGGCGACTCGGTGCTCGGGGTCACCATTACCGAAAGCCTCTACTTTGCGCATCCGGACAAGCCGGAGGGTGACCTCGCAAAGATCCGGGCAAGCATCGTCAACATGCACGCACTCGCAGGGGTCGCCCGCACCCTGGGCGAGGGTGGTCTCGGTGCCCATCTCCTGCTCGGCAAGGGTGAGGAGATGACCGGTGGTCGCGACAAGCCGAGCATTCTCGCCGACGGGATGGAGTCGATTCTCGGCGCCATCCATGTCGAGCACGGTATCGAGACGGCGCGTCGAGTCGTGCTCGATCTCTTCAGTGACCTTCTCCAACGCGCACCGAGGCTCGGTGCAGGTCTGGACTGGAAGACGAGCTTGCAGGAGCTGACTGCCGAGCGTGGCGTCGGCGTCCCGTCGTATCAGATCACCGCGACCGGGCCGGACCACGACAAAGAGTTCACTGCCACCGTTCTGGTGGGTGGTAAGCCTCTCGGCGTCGGAGTCGGAAGATCCAAGAAAGACGCGGAGCAAAAGGCCGCGAGCACGGCGTGGGGCGCGTTGTCCGATTCCGGACCAGACGCGGCCGACGATGACGTCAGTGCTTGA
- the coaD gene encoding pantetheine-phosphate adenylyltransferase, with product MTGAVCPGSFDPVTNGHLDVIGRAAAQFDEVVVTVMVNPAKRGLFTVDERIAMLEDAVSDLPNVRVSSWYGLLVDYAKQQGITAIVKGLRGANDFDYELQMAQMNQKLSGVDTFFIPTNPAYSYLSSSLVKEVATFGGDVSEMLPGNVHARLLARIAERAAENG from the coding sequence ATGACTGGCGCCGTCTGCCCCGGATCCTTCGACCCCGTGACCAACGGCCATCTCGATGTGATCGGCAGGGCTGCCGCACAGTTCGACGAGGTTGTCGTCACCGTCATGGTCAACCCGGCCAAGCGCGGCCTGTTCACCGTCGACGAGCGCATCGCGATGCTCGAAGATGCCGTCAGCGATCTGCCCAACGTGCGGGTTTCCTCGTGGTACGGCCTACTGGTGGATTACGCCAAACAGCAGGGAATTACGGCGATCGTCAAGGGCCTGCGCGGAGCGAACGACTTCGACTACGAACTGCAGATGGCGCAGATGAATCAGAAGCTCAGCGGGGTCGATACCTTCTTCATCCCGACCAACCCCGCGTACAGCTACCTGTCGAGTTCGCTGGTCAAGGAAGTGGCCACATTCGGGGGTGACGTCTCCGAGATGCTGCCGGGCAATGTCCATGCCCGGCTTCTCGCCAGGATCGCCGAGCGCGCCGCGGAGAATGGCTGA
- the rsmD gene encoding 16S rRNA (guanine(966)-N(2))-methyltransferase RsmD, which yields MTRIIAGQAGGRRLAVPPSGTRPTSDRVREALFSALGSRMDFDGAAVLDLYAGSGALGLEALSRGAERALLVESDAKAARIIRSNVEVVGLPGAQVRSSSVASVLAGPADRTYDLVMADPPYAVDEEAISVLLEHLLEHGWVADDSIVVLERSSRSPETSWPNGFAPAKVKKYGETRIELATCYGQDS from the coding sequence ATGACTCGAATCATTGCGGGGCAGGCCGGCGGCCGCAGGCTGGCGGTCCCGCCGAGCGGGACCAGACCCACTTCGGACCGAGTTCGCGAGGCGTTGTTCAGTGCGCTCGGCAGCCGGATGGACTTCGACGGCGCCGCGGTTCTCGATCTGTACGCGGGATCGGGCGCGCTGGGTCTCGAGGCGCTCTCACGCGGTGCCGAACGCGCCTTGCTCGTGGAGTCCGATGCGAAGGCGGCGCGCATCATCAGAAGCAACGTGGAGGTGGTCGGCCTGCCGGGGGCTCAGGTGCGCAGTTCCTCGGTCGCCTCGGTACTGGCCGGCCCCGCCGACCGCACCTACGACCTGGTGATGGCGGACCCGCCCTATGCTGTGGACGAAGAGGCGATTTCGGTGCTGCTCGAGCACCTGCTGGAACATGGATGGGTCGCGGACGACTCGATCGTGGTGCTCGAACGTTCGTCTCGGTCGCCGGAAACCTCATGGCCCAACGGGTTTGCCCCCGCCAAAGTCAAGAAGTACGGCGAGACCCGGATCGAATTGGCAACCTGCTACGGTCAGGACTCATGA
- a CDS encoding YceD family protein: protein MLDTISLGRRPGSMRTVERVVTAPARIGLELIAIEEGAEIELDLRLEAVSEGVLVTGSLRADTAGECSRCLEPFSDSVDLALTELFAYPDSATEETTEEGEVYHVEDDKIDLEPFIIDAVGLALPFRPLCSDDCQGLCSECGVRLAIAESGHGHDILDPRWAGLAAKFGVDSGPSKNLVNTEAEEK, encoded by the coding sequence GTGCTGGACACGATTTCGCTCGGTCGTCGTCCTGGCTCGATGCGCACCGTGGAACGGGTGGTGACAGCACCTGCGCGAATAGGTCTGGAACTGATCGCCATCGAGGAAGGTGCGGAGATCGAGCTCGATCTCCGACTGGAGGCGGTCTCCGAGGGAGTCCTGGTCACCGGTTCTCTTCGAGCCGACACCGCAGGGGAATGTTCGAGATGCCTCGAGCCGTTCTCCGACTCGGTGGACCTTGCACTCACGGAACTGTTCGCCTACCCGGACAGCGCTACCGAGGAGACGACCGAGGAGGGCGAGGTGTATCACGTCGAGGATGACAAGATCGACCTCGAACCCTTCATCATCGACGCGGTTGGCCTTGCTCTACCGTTTCGGCCACTCTGTAGTGACGACTGCCAAGGATTGTGCTCAGAATGCGGCGTTCGCCTGGCGATTGCCGAATCTGGTCATGGGCATGACATACTTGATCCTCGCTGGGCCGGCCTTGCGGCCAAATTTGGCGTGGATTCAGGACCCAGCAAGAATCTTGTGAACACCGAAGCCGAGGAGAAGTAG
- the rpmF gene encoding 50S ribosomal protein L32 — protein sequence MAVPKRRMSRSNTRSRRSQWKTTAPTLVTCPNRGCGEKTLPHVACPSCGTYKGRQVTAAI from the coding sequence GTGGCTGTCCCCAAGCGCAGAATGTCGCGGTCCAACACGAGGTCGCGTCGCAGCCAGTGGAAGACCACTGCGCCTACCCTCGTGACCTGCCCGAACCGCGGCTGCGGTGAGAAGACGCTGCCCCATGTCGCGTGCCCGTCCTGCGGTACGTACAAGGGCCGCCAGGTCACTGCCGCCATTTGA
- a CDS encoding pyruvate carboxylase, translated as MFSKVLVANRGEIAIRAFRAAYELGAGTVAVFPYEDRNSVHRLKADESYQIGEEGHPVRAYLSVDEIVSAAEQAGADAIYPGYGFLSENPDLSAACAAAGITFVGPSPEVLELTGNKARAIAAAKAAGLPVLVSSEPSADVDELLASAESMEFPLFVKAVAGGGGRGMRRVADRAQLEESIQAASREAESAFGDPTVFLEQAVVDPRHIEVQILADSQGNVIHLFERDCSLQRRHQKVIELAPAPNLPEELRAKICADAVAFAKEINYSCAGTVEFLLDARGNHVFIEMNPRIQVEHTVTEEVTDVDLVQSQLRIAAGESLEDLGLSQEKITLRGAALQCRITTEDPANGFRPDTGRITAYRSPGGAGIRLDGGATLGAEVGAYFDSMLVKLTCRGLDLETAVARARRAVAEFRIRGVSTNIPFLQAVLDDPDFGAGRVTTSFIEERPELLTLRSSADRGTKILNYLADVTVNKPHGERPSAVYPQDKLPQIDLAVPPPDGSRQKLLALGPEGFAAALRAQKAVAVTDTTFRDAHQSLLATRVRTSGLLAVAGHVARMTPELLSIEAWGGATYDVALRFLHEDPWYRLDALREAVPNICLQMLLRGRNTVGYTPYPEKVTRAFVEEATNSGIDIFRIFDALNNVSQMRPAIDAVRETGTALAEVAMSYTGDLSNPKEDVYTLDYYLRLAEEIVEAGAHIIAIKDMAGLLRAPAATTLVTALRKNFDLPVHVHTHDTPGGQLATYLAAWHAGADAVDGASAALAGTTSQPALSAIVAAAAHSAYDTGLDLQAVCDLEPYWEALRKVYRPFEAGLPAPTGRVYTHEIPGGQLSNLRTQAVALGLGDRFEDIEAQYAAADRMLGRLVKVTPSSKVVGDLALHMVGSGVDAEEFAQDPSAFDIPDSVVGFLRGELGTPAGGWPEPLRSKALEGRGAAKPEVALSESEEIALSSGSVERRATLNQLLFPGPTREFLEHRDKFGDTSQLSANQFFYGLRRGDEHRVRLAPGVELLIGLEAISEPDERGYRTVMCILNGQLRPVSVRDRSVSSEIPAAEKADKTDPGHVPAPFAGVVTLAVAEGQKIKAGDIVATIEAMKMEAAITAPRGGTVSRVAIGNVVQVEGGDLLLVVSTSESASE; from the coding sequence ATGTTCTCCAAAGTTCTGGTCGCCAACCGTGGCGAAATTGCGATCCGCGCCTTCCGAGCCGCGTATGAGCTGGGTGCCGGAACGGTCGCCGTGTTTCCGTACGAAGATCGGAACTCGGTCCATCGGCTCAAGGCGGACGAGAGCTACCAGATAGGCGAGGAGGGACACCCGGTTCGGGCGTACCTCTCCGTCGACGAGATCGTTTCCGCGGCCGAGCAGGCCGGTGCGGATGCCATCTACCCCGGCTACGGCTTCCTCTCGGAGAACCCGGACCTGTCCGCCGCGTGCGCCGCGGCCGGGATCACCTTCGTGGGCCCGTCTCCCGAGGTGCTCGAGCTCACCGGCAACAAGGCGCGTGCGATCGCCGCCGCCAAAGCTGCGGGGCTTCCCGTTCTGGTGTCGTCGGAGCCGTCTGCCGATGTGGACGAATTGCTGGCATCGGCCGAGAGCATGGAGTTTCCGCTCTTCGTCAAAGCCGTCGCCGGCGGCGGTGGACGTGGCATGCGCCGCGTCGCCGATCGCGCGCAACTCGAGGAATCTATCCAGGCTGCCTCACGTGAGGCGGAGTCGGCGTTCGGTGACCCGACGGTGTTCCTCGAGCAGGCTGTCGTCGATCCGCGTCACATCGAGGTGCAGATCCTCGCGGACAGCCAAGGCAACGTCATTCACCTGTTCGAGCGGGACTGTTCACTGCAGCGCAGGCACCAGAAGGTCATCGAACTCGCGCCGGCACCGAACCTTCCGGAGGAGCTGCGTGCCAAGATCTGCGCGGATGCGGTGGCGTTCGCGAAGGAGATCAACTACTCCTGCGCCGGCACCGTCGAGTTCCTGCTCGACGCGCGCGGCAACCACGTGTTCATCGAGATGAACCCCCGCATCCAGGTCGAACACACCGTCACCGAGGAAGTCACCGATGTCGACCTGGTGCAGTCTCAGCTACGGATCGCGGCGGGGGAGAGCCTCGAAGACCTGGGCCTGAGTCAGGAGAAGATCACCCTGCGCGGGGCGGCCCTGCAGTGCCGCATCACCACCGAGGACCCGGCCAACGGGTTCCGGCCGGACACCGGTCGAATCACGGCCTACCGGTCCCCGGGTGGCGCCGGAATCCGCCTCGACGGGGGTGCCACCCTGGGCGCCGAGGTTGGTGCCTACTTCGACTCGATGTTGGTCAAGCTCACCTGCCGTGGCCTCGACCTCGAGACGGCCGTCGCGAGGGCGCGTCGTGCGGTTGCCGAGTTCCGCATCCGTGGCGTCTCGACGAACATCCCGTTCCTGCAGGCGGTACTCGACGACCCGGACTTCGGTGCCGGCCGCGTCACCACTTCGTTCATCGAGGAACGTCCCGAACTGCTCACGCTGCGCAGTTCCGCGGATCGCGGAACCAAGATCTTGAACTACCTCGCCGATGTCACGGTCAACAAACCGCACGGAGAGCGGCCCTCCGCGGTGTACCCGCAGGACAAGCTGCCCCAAATCGACCTAGCCGTGCCGCCACCGGACGGCAGCCGCCAAAAGCTTCTCGCTCTCGGACCTGAAGGATTTGCGGCTGCGCTGCGTGCGCAGAAGGCGGTCGCGGTCACCGACACCACCTTCCGCGATGCCCACCAATCACTGCTCGCGACGCGGGTGCGTACCAGCGGACTGCTCGCGGTCGCCGGACATGTCGCGCGAATGACGCCCGAGTTGCTGTCGATCGAGGCGTGGGGCGGTGCCACCTATGACGTCGCCCTGCGATTCCTGCACGAGGACCCGTGGTATCGACTCGATGCTCTGCGTGAGGCCGTGCCCAATATCTGCCTGCAGATGCTGCTGCGTGGGCGCAACACCGTCGGGTACACGCCGTATCCGGAGAAGGTGACGCGGGCGTTCGTCGAGGAAGCTACCAACAGTGGTATCGATATCTTCCGCATCTTCGACGCCCTCAACAACGTCAGCCAGATGCGGCCGGCCATAGACGCTGTCCGCGAGACCGGCACCGCGCTGGCCGAGGTCGCGATGTCCTACACCGGCGACCTGTCGAATCCGAAGGAAGACGTCTACACCCTCGACTACTACCTGCGCCTGGCCGAGGAGATCGTCGAGGCTGGTGCGCACATCATCGCGATCAAGGACATGGCAGGGCTGCTGCGTGCTCCAGCCGCGACCACGCTGGTAACTGCGCTGCGCAAGAACTTCGATCTGCCGGTGCACGTGCACACTCACGACACGCCTGGAGGACAGCTGGCGACCTATCTGGCTGCGTGGCACGCCGGTGCGGACGCTGTGGACGGCGCCTCCGCGGCGCTGGCCGGCACCACGAGCCAACCGGCGTTGTCGGCGATCGTGGCAGCGGCCGCGCATTCCGCCTACGACACCGGCCTCGATCTGCAAGCGGTCTGCGACCTCGAGCCGTACTGGGAGGCGTTGCGAAAGGTCTACAGGCCGTTCGAGGCCGGGCTTCCCGCCCCGACCGGCCGCGTTTACACCCACGAGATTCCGGGTGGTCAGCTGTCGAACCTGCGTACCCAGGCGGTCGCCCTCGGCCTCGGTGACCGTTTCGAGGACATCGAGGCCCAATACGCCGCGGCCGATCGCATGCTCGGCCGGTTGGTCAAGGTCACTCCGTCTTCGAAGGTGGTCGGTGACCTCGCCCTGCACATGGTCGGATCAGGGGTCGATGCCGAGGAGTTCGCCCAGGATCCGTCCGCGTTCGACATCCCCGATTCGGTGGTTGGGTTCCTTCGCGGCGAACTGGGCACTCCGGCCGGCGGCTGGCCCGAGCCGCTGCGCTCCAAGGCACTCGAGGGGCGAGGCGCCGCGAAGCCCGAGGTCGCGCTGTCCGAATCGGAGGAAATTGCGCTGTCCTCGGGGTCGGTCGAGCGTCGCGCGACGTTGAATCAGCTGTTGTTCCCAGGACCGACGCGAGAGTTCCTCGAGCACAGGGACAAATTCGGTGACACCTCGCAACTGTCCGCCAACCAGTTCTTCTACGGCCTGCGCCGCGGAGACGAACACCGCGTCAGACTGGCACCGGGCGTTGAATTGCTCATCGGGCTCGAGGCGATCTCCGAACCTGACGAGCGCGGGTACCGCACCGTCATGTGCATCCTCAACGGACAGTTGCGGCCGGTATCGGTACGCGACCGCTCCGTGTCGAGTGAGATTCCGGCCGCGGAGAAGGCCGACAAGACCGATCCAGGCCACGTGCCGGCGCCGTTCGCGGGTGTCGTGACACTTGCCGTCGCCGAGGGCCAGAAGATCAAAGCGGGTGACATTGTTGCCACGATCGAGGCGATGAAGATGGAGGCGGCAATTACCGCACCCCGGGGCGGCACCGTCTCCCGCGTCGCCATCGGTAACGTCGTGCAGGTCGAGGGTGGCGACTTGCTCCTCGTCGTGTCCACCAGCGAATCCGCAAGCGAATGA
- the mutM gene encoding bifunctional DNA-formamidopyrimidine glycosylase/DNA-(apurinic or apyrimidinic site) lyase, translated as MPELPEVEVVRRGLERHIVGASIESVEILHPRAIRRHLPGAADLTGQITGERITRADRRGKYLWLVLEPSAVALVVHLGMSGQMLVQPPELPTEKHLRIRARLDSGLDLRFVDQRTFGGWALAPLVDVHGSLVPDSVAHIALDPLDPRFDLPATAKVVRSKHTEIKRALLDQTVVSGIGNIYADEALWRARLHGNRKTDRIGGPKIRELLTSAQDVMRDALTQGGTSFDALYVNVNGESGYFDRSLSAYGRQDRPCSRCGTAIRREKFMNRSSYSCPKCQPAARRSRAN; from the coding sequence GTGCCTGAACTACCGGAAGTCGAGGTGGTCCGTCGCGGACTCGAACGCCACATTGTGGGGGCGTCGATCGAGTCCGTCGAGATTCTGCACCCACGGGCGATCCGGCGCCATTTACCCGGCGCCGCTGATCTCACCGGGCAGATCACCGGCGAACGCATCACGAGAGCGGACCGTCGGGGGAAGTACCTGTGGCTGGTTCTCGAGCCCAGCGCGGTGGCTCTCGTCGTGCATCTCGGAATGAGCGGCCAGATGCTGGTTCAGCCACCGGAACTGCCGACGGAAAAGCACCTGCGCATCCGGGCCCGACTCGATTCCGGGCTCGACCTCCGGTTCGTGGACCAGCGGACCTTCGGCGGTTGGGCGTTGGCACCGCTGGTCGACGTCCACGGTTCGCTCGTCCCGGACTCTGTGGCCCACATCGCGCTTGATCCGCTGGATCCGCGTTTCGACCTCCCAGCCACCGCCAAGGTGGTGCGCAGCAAGCACACTGAAATCAAACGTGCGCTCCTCGATCAGACCGTGGTTTCCGGGATCGGCAACATCTACGCAGACGAGGCGTTGTGGCGCGCACGACTGCACGGCAACCGCAAGACGGACCGGATCGGCGGCCCCAAGATCCGTGAATTGCTCACTTCTGCACAGGATGTCATGCGCGACGCGTTGACCCAAGGCGGCACGTCCTTCGATGCGTTGTACGTGAACGTCAACGGCGAATCGGGCTACTTCGACCGTTCGCTGTCCGCCTACGGCCGGCAAGATCGTCCGTGCTCACGGTGTGGCACGGCGATCCGCCGGGAGAAGTTCATGAACCGGTCGTCCTATAGTTGCCCGAAGTGCCAACCGGCTGCGCGTCGAAGTCGGGCGAACTGA
- a CDS encoding pyridoxamine 5'-phosphate oxidase family protein, whose translation MGQFGSAGERQLQNEYGTADRAEKFYSDQMLDHLNPAMIKFVGLQEMAFIATADSSGECDNSLRAGVPGFIHVIDPKTIAYPEYRGNGVMASLGNILENPHVGIILVDFVQDLIGLHINGSARIVEDDAMRAEVPDLPPNHSKGRTPERWVVVEVEEAYIHCRKHIPRMVPAPLDREWGTDDVKRKGGDYFDAKKTARRTAPEGEPLAEKTTARGKHARVSSPDFDAQPVGTSGNYRTTGS comes from the coding sequence ATGGGCCAGTTCGGTAGTGCTGGAGAACGCCAACTTCAAAACGAGTACGGCACTGCGGATCGTGCCGAGAAGTTCTATTCGGATCAGATGCTCGACCACCTGAATCCGGCTATGATCAAGTTCGTCGGTCTTCAGGAGATGGCTTTCATCGCCACCGCCGACTCGTCCGGCGAGTGCGACAACAGTTTGCGCGCGGGGGTACCCGGATTCATCCACGTCATCGACCCGAAGACGATCGCGTACCCGGAGTACCGCGGTAACGGAGTCATGGCGAGCCTCGGCAACATCCTCGAGAATCCGCACGTCGGAATCATTCTCGTGGATTTCGTCCAAGACCTCATCGGGCTGCACATCAATGGTTCCGCCCGGATCGTCGAGGATGACGCCATGCGCGCCGAAGTGCCGGATCTCCCGCCGAATCACTCGAAGGGGCGCACCCCGGAACGATGGGTGGTTGTCGAGGTCGAGGAGGCATACATCCACTGCCGCAAGCACATTCCGAGGATGGTGCCTGCGCCGCTCGACCGCGAGTGGGGCACAGACGACGTCAAGCGCAAGGGCGGCGACTACTTCGATGCCAAGAAGACTGCGCGCCGTACCGCGCCTGAGGGAGAACCGCTCGCCGAAAAGACAACCGCGAGAGGCAAGCACGCGCGGGTCAGTTCGCCCGACTTCGACGCGCAGCCGGTTGGCACTTCGGGCAACTATAGGACGACCGGTTCATGA
- a CDS encoding acylphosphatase: MTAWVHGFVQGVGFRWWTRARALELGLVGYAANQKDGRVLVVAEGPRDKLETLLTSLRSGDTPGTVDLVVEQWDPARGDLSGFVER, from the coding sequence ATGACCGCATGGGTGCACGGGTTCGTTCAGGGTGTGGGATTTCGGTGGTGGACGCGTGCGCGTGCACTCGAGCTCGGACTCGTCGGGTACGCGGCCAACCAGAAAGACGGCAGAGTGCTGGTGGTCGCGGAGGGGCCGCGCGACAAGTTGGAGACACTGCTGACATCTCTGCGTTCCGGAGACACGCCGGGGACGGTGGATCTCGTCGTCGAGCAGTGGGATCCGGCGCGCGGGGACCTTTCCGGGTTCGTCGAGCGGTGA
- a CDS encoding DivIVA domain-containing protein: MYRVFEALDELVAIVEEARGVPMTAGCVVPRGDVLELLDDVRDAIPGELDDAQDVLDHRDKLVGDARSNAENTISKANTEASDTIESARDDADRILADAKAQADRMVSEARAHAEQLVSEARAEAESSIAQGQREYESVTGRARSEADRMIESGKASYERSVAEGVAEQERLVSQTEVVQTAYSESARVIDSAHAESDRLRSDCDLYVDTKLAEFEDFLNGTIRSVGRGRQQLRTGSGVPDYASSHDLGDHRAERRR; this comes from the coding sequence GTGTACCGAGTATTCGAGGCGCTCGACGAACTTGTCGCGATTGTCGAGGAGGCACGCGGCGTACCGATGACCGCCGGCTGCGTGGTGCCACGCGGTGACGTTCTCGAACTGCTCGACGATGTGCGGGATGCGATCCCTGGGGAACTCGACGATGCCCAGGATGTCTTGGACCACAGGGACAAACTGGTCGGGGACGCGCGTTCGAATGCGGAGAACACGATCTCCAAAGCGAACACCGAGGCGAGCGACACGATCGAGAGCGCTCGCGACGACGCGGACCGCATTCTCGCGGACGCGAAGGCTCAGGCCGACCGGATGGTTTCCGAGGCGCGTGCACATGCCGAGCAGTTGGTCAGCGAAGCGCGAGCCGAGGCGGAGTCCTCCATTGCACAGGGGCAGCGTGAGTACGAGTCGGTGACCGGCCGCGCCCGGTCGGAAGCCGATCGCATGATCGAGTCGGGCAAGGCATCCTACGAGCGATCCGTCGCAGAAGGGGTCGCGGAGCAGGAACGACTCGTCTCGCAGACTGAAGTCGTTCAGACCGCATATTCCGAATCGGCCAGGGTGATCGACTCGGCGCACGCAGAATCGGACCGCCTACGATCGGATTGCGACCTCTACGTCGACACGAAACTCGCCGAGTTCGAAGACTTCCTCAACGGCACGATCCGATCGGTCGGGCGGGGTCGCCAGCAACTGCGGACGGGCTCTGGCGTACCCGACTACGCCTCCAGTCACGACCTGGGCGATCACCGGGCCGAGCGTCGTCGCTGA
- a CDS encoding OsmC family protein — protein MAQQASDTTAATELWVERTGTRLYTGRSSRGAEVLIGSEGVAGVFTPGELLKIALAACSGMSSDFPLSRRLGDNYDVTIRVSGAADREDEVYPQLDEVMTLDLSELDAGAQERLVALVERSVDKVCTVGRTLKAGTKVTLTVEADT, from the coding sequence ATGGCACAACAAGCTTCTGATACGACGGCAGCCACCGAGCTATGGGTCGAGCGAACCGGAACCCGGCTCTACACCGGTCGAAGTTCACGAGGTGCCGAGGTCCTGATCGGTTCCGAGGGGGTAGCCGGCGTGTTCACACCTGGGGAGCTCCTGAAGATCGCACTCGCAGCCTGCAGTGGAATGAGTTCGGATTTTCCGCTGTCGCGGCGCCTGGGTGACAACTATGACGTCACGATCCGGGTTTCGGGTGCCGCCGATCGTGAGGATGAGGTATACCCGCAGTTGGACGAGGTAATGACGCTGGATCTCAGCGAGCTGGACGCGGGGGCCCAGGAAAGGCTGGTTGCACTGGTGGAACGGTCGGTGGACAAGGTATGCACCGTGGGACGAACTCTGAAGGCGGGTACGAAGGTGACACTGACCGTCGAGGCGGACACCTGA